The proteins below come from a single Triticum aestivum cultivar Chinese Spring chromosome 5D, IWGSC CS RefSeq v2.1, whole genome shotgun sequence genomic window:
- the LOC123124718 gene encoding probable histone H2A.5 → MDASATGAVSKVKKYVVGRKLGGGPRKKAVARSVKAGLQFPVGRIGRFLKKGRYAQRVGMGAPVYLASVLEYLAAELLELAGNAARDNKKSRIIPRHLLLAIRNDQELGKLLAGVTIAHGGVLPNINPVLLPKKTTEKEPKSPNKAAKSPKKA, encoded by the coding sequence ATGGACGCCTCGGCCACCGGCGCCGTCTCCAAGGTGAAGAAGTACGTGGTGGGGCGCAAGCTTGGCGGCGGCCCCAGGAAGAAGGCGGTGGCGCGGTCTGTCAAGGCCGGGCTGCAGTTCCCCGTCGGCCGCATCGGCCGCTTCCTCAAGAAGGGCCGCTACGCGCAGCGCGTCGGCATGGGCGCCCCCGTCTACCTCGCCTCCGTCCTCGAGTACCTCGCCGCCGAGCTGCTCGAGCTTGCCGGGAACGCCGCCAGGGACAACAAGAAGTCCCGCATCATCCCGCGCCACCTGCTGCTCGCCATCCGGAACGACCAGGAGCTCGGCAAGCTGCTCGCCGGCGTCACCATCGCGCACGGCGGCGTGCTGCCCAACATCAACCCCGTGCTGCTCCCCAAGAAGACTACTGAGAAGGAGCCCAAGTCGCCCAACAAGGCCGCCAAGTCCCCCAAGAAGGCTTAG